One Edaphobacter lichenicola DNA window includes the following coding sequences:
- a CDS encoding CPBP family intramembrane glutamic endopeptidase, with translation MQLALFVTSATWFVASDILAGRSARGLSERFGLDAERPLLAALFLLFLLAVGFSILQAIAHRHSSLREVLGLPMRSTSRREWTLGVAVGWGCVVLAILPMTLTGKLDVQLWLQARAIWLLLLNLVTLGIAALAEEVAFRGYPFRRLIEAIGPVAATIGMSLLFGLGHALNPGATWTSVFVTMLAGLLLSVAWLRTHGLWLPWGLHFAWNASIGILFGLPISGISDFASVVQTRAFGPLWLTGGNYGPEGAVFSVFVLLIAVVVLIRITRDYAWDYTHKPIIAGGYAIEVQPPPAHAAMEQEAKPAAASLVQILPVTPQARSVGEEPKL, from the coding sequence TTGCAACTGGCGCTCTTCGTAACATCTGCGACCTGGTTTGTGGCTTCGGACATTCTGGCGGGACGTTCGGCGCGCGGTCTTTCGGAGCGATTCGGCCTTGACGCGGAAAGGCCGCTGCTTGCGGCACTCTTTCTTCTCTTTTTGCTGGCGGTCGGGTTTTCGATTCTGCAGGCGATTGCGCATCGACACTCTTCGCTTCGGGAGGTTCTGGGCCTTCCAATGCGGTCGACATCGCGGCGGGAGTGGACCCTCGGGGTCGCTGTTGGCTGGGGTTGCGTGGTTCTGGCCATTCTTCCGATGACGCTGACGGGAAAGTTGGATGTCCAGCTGTGGTTGCAGGCGCGGGCGATCTGGCTGCTGTTATTGAATCTTGTAACTCTTGGGATCGCGGCGCTGGCCGAGGAGGTGGCATTTCGCGGCTACCCCTTTCGGCGTCTGATTGAAGCGATTGGACCAGTAGCGGCGACCATTGGAATGTCTCTTCTCTTTGGGCTGGGACACGCACTGAACCCGGGGGCTACCTGGACCAGCGTTTTTGTGACGATGCTGGCCGGTCTGCTGCTGTCGGTGGCGTGGCTGCGGACCCACGGATTGTGGTTACCCTGGGGACTTCACTTTGCCTGGAACGCCAGCATCGGCATTCTGTTTGGCCTTCCAATCAGCGGAATCAGTGACTTCGCCAGCGTGGTGCAGACGCGGGCCTTCGGGCCTCTGTGGCTGACGGGAGGGAACTACGGACCCGAGGGGGCGGTTTTCTCTGTTTTCGTTTTGCTGATCGCTGTTGTCGTTCTGATCCGTATTACTCGAGACTATGCATGGGATTACACCCACAAGCCGATTATTGCAGGTGGCTATGCGATTGAGGTTCAGCCACCGCCGGCGCATGCGGCGATGGAGCAGGAGGCAAAACCGGCGGCGGCCTCCCTGGTTCAGATTCTTCCGGTTACTCCGCAGGCGCGTTCGGTTGGCGAGGAGCCGAAGCTCTAG
- a CDS encoding PEP-CTERM sorting domain-containing protein, with amino-acid sequence MRKTLFALALLASALSIPLTAHADTIDQLAFNFPHISDGFTGIITIDLPASPQPYLGGFLGSCPPDYCITALGQSGSENLLVHFIQLSPTEMLVGYAFYQSGPIPPSRAFTQILLPLLFTGPVDAPTFLTGTFDGLYETDIPFLPPYPGTLTIEPLTNSTVPEPSSFALMATGILGAITILRHRRSRTS; translated from the coding sequence ATGCGCAAAACTCTCTTCGCCCTTGCCCTCCTTGCCTCTGCCTTGTCCATCCCCCTAACCGCTCACGCCGACACCATCGACCAGCTCGCCTTCAACTTCCCCCACATCTCCGACGGCTTCACAGGCATCATCACCATCGACCTTCCCGCCTCCCCTCAACCCTACCTGGGCGGCTTTTTGGGCTCATGCCCCCCGGACTACTGCATCACCGCTCTCGGCCAGTCCGGCTCCGAAAACCTCCTCGTCCATTTCATCCAGCTATCGCCCACCGAAATGTTAGTCGGGTACGCCTTTTACCAGTCTGGCCCTATTCCCCCAAGCAGGGCCTTCACCCAGATCTTGTTACCGCTTCTCTTCACCGGTCCCGTTGACGCTCCCACCTTTCTCACCGGAACCTTCGACGGCCTGTACGAAACCGACATCCCATTTCTCCCACCTTACCCCGGCACCCTCACCATCGAACCTCTCACCAACTCAACCGTTCCCGAACCCTCCTCCTTCGCCCTGATGGCAACCGGAATCCTCGGAGCAATCACCATACTCCGGCACCGCAGATCCAGAACGAGCTAA
- a CDS encoding sulfatase-like hydrolase/transferase, whose product MKRRDFLKTTAAVAGASVASRLGFSQNITEPGAKPNVIFILVDELRWPSVFPIGVNSAEEYFKRFMPNLYKHIWKRGVKFSNYHTAACACTPARGTIITGLYSHQSWLIGTITTNPKVPVLNPAFPTFGKLLQSAGYTTPYFGKWHVSVASGPKDTLVPYGFAWNSPPDPTGYNLQGTYGDQTPPAPGQDPAIPPPYNNDAYTTGQAIAYLQNVKTTDAPWFLTVGYVNPHDREFFPAGTEFLTYTNLFANYNKNHPNAPLNQNQDYTNSPPIVNWNTNKLKSPPPFGNPILPTNWQDPGNYAATGKPTTHAYFQKISAMVWGDIATNPFQLGFKVVPYPDGPDGSTGFGIGNAPFHYWQRGLDSYNQITKIIDEEIGDLLDQLHNLPQSIIDNTIIIFASDHGEYNGAHGFVQGKIGTVYDEATHIPLIVMDPSGRFTGDTNTIRTGLCSSVDLLNMFVTLGHKGDTTWLTKHPYDQIYTNRHDMYSMLKSRWAPGRDYLLFATDEIAPGFFNFNGAPTNILSLTTCETKVGAYYDWLPLSTRIDPTSVQLEFYDYSTKAGQLELFSHPRDPRAQEGYDALVNNYLPNELAAHLPGNPLDPNSLRFQQIKSEIAHVAFRDLIKNESQSTWRTGDGLRQFLGYGGQF is encoded by the coding sequence ATGAAGCGCAGAGACTTCCTGAAAACCACCGCTGCCGTCGCAGGCGCCAGTGTCGCCAGTCGTCTTGGTTTCTCTCAAAACATCACCGAACCGGGAGCGAAACCTAACGTTATCTTCATCCTTGTCGACGAGCTGCGTTGGCCCTCCGTCTTCCCCATTGGCGTCAACAGCGCCGAAGAATACTTCAAGCGCTTCATGCCGAACCTCTACAAGCACATCTGGAAGCGCGGCGTAAAGTTCTCCAACTACCACACCGCGGCCTGCGCTTGCACGCCGGCTCGCGGCACGATCATCACCGGCCTCTACTCCCATCAGAGCTGGCTCATCGGCACTATCACTACGAATCCCAAAGTTCCTGTCCTCAATCCTGCATTTCCTACCTTCGGCAAGCTCCTTCAGTCAGCCGGCTATACCACGCCATACTTCGGCAAGTGGCACGTCTCCGTCGCCAGCGGCCCCAAGGACACCCTCGTCCCCTACGGATTCGCCTGGAACAGCCCACCCGACCCGACCGGGTACAACCTGCAGGGAACCTACGGCGACCAAACTCCCCCCGCGCCCGGCCAAGACCCAGCGATCCCTCCCCCCTACAACAACGACGCCTACACCACCGGTCAGGCCATCGCCTACCTGCAGAACGTCAAGACCACCGATGCCCCGTGGTTTCTGACTGTCGGTTATGTCAACCCGCACGATCGCGAGTTCTTCCCCGCCGGCACCGAGTTTCTCACCTACACCAACCTCTTCGCGAACTACAACAAAAACCACCCAAACGCCCCACTCAATCAGAACCAGGACTACACGAACAGTCCGCCGATCGTGAACTGGAACACCAATAAGCTCAAATCTCCACCGCCCTTCGGCAATCCCATCCTTCCGACCAACTGGCAGGACCCCGGTAACTATGCTGCAACCGGCAAACCCACTACCCATGCCTACTTTCAGAAGATTTCAGCGATGGTCTGGGGAGATATCGCCACGAACCCGTTTCAGTTGGGATTCAAGGTCGTTCCTTACCCTGACGGACCCGACGGAAGCACCGGCTTCGGCATAGGCAACGCACCGTTCCACTACTGGCAGCGCGGCCTGGACAGCTATAACCAGATCACCAAGATCATCGATGAAGAGATCGGCGACCTCCTTGATCAGCTCCACAACCTGCCGCAGAGCATCATCGACAACACCATCATCATCTTCGCCTCGGACCACGGTGAGTACAACGGCGCCCACGGCTTCGTTCAGGGCAAAATCGGCACCGTCTATGACGAGGCCACCCACATCCCCCTCATCGTCATGGATCCCAGCGGCCGTTTCACAGGCGACACCAACACCATCCGCACCGGCCTCTGCTCCTCCGTCGACCTGCTGAATATGTTCGTCACCCTCGGCCACAAGGGCGACACAACCTGGCTAACGAAGCATCCCTATGACCAGATCTACACCAACCGGCACGACATGTACTCCATGCTCAAGTCGCGCTGGGCCCCCGGCCGGGACTACCTCCTCTTCGCCACTGACGAGATCGCTCCCGGCTTCTTCAACTTCAACGGAGCCCCAACCAACATCCTCTCCCTCACCACCTGCGAGACCAAGGTGGGTGCCTACTACGACTGGTTGCCCCTATCCACCCGGATCGACCCCACCAGCGTACAGCTCGAGTTCTACGACTACTCCACCAAAGCCGGTCAGCTCGAGCTCTTCAGCCACCCCCGCGACCCCCGTGCCCAGGAGGGCTACGACGCGCTCGTCAACAACTATCTTCCCAATGAGCTAGCCGCGCATCTGCCCGGCAATCCCCTCGATCCCAACTCGCTGCGCTTCCAGCAGATCAAGTCGGAGATCGCCCACGTCGCATTCCGCGACTTAATCAAGAACGAATCCCAGTCCACCTGGCGAACGGGCGACGGATTGCGCCAGTTCCTCGGCTACGGCGGGCAATTCTAA
- the pyrF gene encoding orotidine-5'-phosphate decarboxylase yields the protein MPDPKARLAVALDYPDAQQALKLVDTLGHTCQWFKVGMELYYAAGTTVVRELRDRGFDVFLDLKLHDIPNTVAGAVRSATQAGAGLLTLHASGGAAMMAAAAEAARAPGSPRLLAVTVLTSMDAAQLAGTGITASPADQVLRLARLATQSGIDGFVCSAEEVAAVRTATGPDTLLVIPGIRPAGTAIGDQKRIATPAQAIAAGASMLVVGRPITQAPNPAAAAQAILDEIAQAEAPQKNS from the coding sequence ATGCCCGACCCAAAAGCTCGCCTGGCAGTAGCCCTCGACTACCCCGACGCCCAGCAAGCCCTTAAACTAGTCGACACTCTCGGCCACACCTGCCAATGGTTCAAGGTCGGCATGGAGCTCTACTACGCCGCCGGCACTACCGTCGTCCGCGAACTCCGCGACCGCGGCTTCGACGTCTTCCTCGACCTCAAACTCCACGACATCCCCAACACCGTAGCCGGTGCCGTCCGCTCCGCCACACAAGCCGGAGCCGGCCTCCTCACCCTCCACGCCAGCGGAGGAGCCGCCATGATGGCCGCAGCAGCCGAAGCCGCTCGCGCCCCCGGCTCCCCCCGACTCCTCGCCGTCACCGTCCTCACCAGCATGGACGCCGCACAACTCGCAGGCACAGGCATCACCGCCTCCCCCGCAGACCAGGTCCTTCGCCTCGCCAGGCTCGCCACCCAATCCGGCATAGACGGCTTCGTCTGCTCCGCCGAAGAGGTAGCCGCCGTCCGCACAGCCACCGGCCCCGACACCCTCCTCGTAATCCCCGGAATCCGCCCCGCAGGCACCGCCATCGGGGACCAGAAGCGCATCGCCACCCCCGCCCAGGCCATCGCCGCAGGAGCCTCCATGCTCGTCGTAGGCCGCCCCATCACTCAGGCCCCAAACCCCGCCGCCGCCGCCCAAGCCATCCTCGACGAAATCGCCCAAGCCGAAGCCCCCCAGAAAAATAGCTAA
- a CDS encoding Rcat domain-containing protein, whose protein sequence is MAKIAKTGDRKKVMDTNKSTDCPKCSKPTRIVKRVKDRERGTPGGVYISCSACDFFEKL, encoded by the coding sequence ATGGCGAAGATTGCCAAGACCGGCGACCGTAAGAAGGTCATGGATACTAACAAGAGCACGGATTGTCCGAAGTGCTCCAAACCAACTCGCATTGTGAAGCGCGTGAAGGACCGCGAGCGCGGTACTCCTGGCGGAGTGTATATCTCCTGCTCAGCGTGCGATTTCTTCGAGAAACTCTAA
- the dnaE gene encoding DNA polymerase III subunit alpha yields MAAEFTHLHLHTDYSLLDGACDVDKLAGHLSKIGQTAAAMTDHGNIYGAVHFFDAMQKKGIKPILGCELYICKNDDHRAAPEGDKYNHLLVLAENQEGYRNLVRLTSEAALHGFYRKPRVSKDFLAKHSEGLIGFSGCLAGEVNQFLMEDKYEEAKRTAGFYQDVFGKGNYFLEIQDHGLAPDKGVCDALFKMERELDIPLIATNDSHYVAADDSRAHEILLCVQTAGSMNDPKRFKFDTQEFYIKSAEEMLRTFSQNPEVCARTMQFIERCNVKMMKVDNPFPDFVVPEGETLDSYFEQVCRKGLEMRLETAVAHLRSRGLLKKTIPEYHERLDRELNIIKQMKFPGYFMIVWDFIKYAREQKIPVGPGRGSAAGSLVAYVMQITDIDPLQNELLFERFLNPERVSMPDIDIDFCMNRRGEVIEYVNRKYGRDQVAQIITFNTMAAKAAIKDVGRALDMPYGEVDRIAKMIPPTIGITIDQALKDSPTLAGAYEGDPKIKELIDAALRLEGLVRGAGVHAAGVVIAPKPLTELVPVTRAKNDDIVTAYDMKAVEKMGLLKMDFLGLTTLTVIDDALKLIKSTTGTDVDMSTIPLDDATTYEQVYHRALTSGVFQFESGGMRDVLRRYKPNTVEDLTALNALYRPGPIQGGMIDDFIERKWGRRAVSYELPELEMILRETLGVIVYQEQVMQISNVLAGYSLGDSDLLRRAMGKKDPAEMAKQRDRFMSGAAANKHPKDTAGKIFDLMAQFAGYGFNKSHSAAYALLAYHTAWLKTHYPVEFMAALLTSETSKPENVVKYISECREMNISVVPPNVQVSDANFTPIDTPGGGAIGFGLAAIKNVGHNAIESIIAARTALQAAGKKGFSSLWEFCEKVDLRLLNKRVLESLIKAGAMDVFGGRAALCAALDKAMERAQKSQRDEAAGQHGLFGIFDADIHSPSSNNREEPLPSVAEWDEHTRLQNEKEVLGFFVSGHPMDKYREKLRNMKVVDTVTACEMKPEPQVFRRGRNEEPQNEISIAGVITGLKVAKSKRSGEMYAQASLEDTVGKIELIAFPQSYEKLAEKLKIDVPVVVRGVLRGEEDSAPKLAISSIQALEDVKIKLPDSLRIKVPLHNPDAALLEKLHAILVGAPGKGKLLLDLEEPGEFCAVLEPHNCLVAADRLFIDQVEELVGRGGVRIID; encoded by the coding sequence ATGGCAGCAGAGTTTACCCACCTTCATCTTCATACTGACTACTCCCTCCTCGATGGCGCGTGCGATGTAGATAAACTTGCCGGGCACCTGAGCAAGATCGGCCAGACAGCGGCTGCAATGACCGACCATGGAAATATCTATGGCGCGGTGCACTTCTTCGACGCGATGCAGAAGAAGGGAATCAAGCCGATTCTGGGGTGCGAACTTTATATCTGCAAGAACGACGATCATCGTGCCGCGCCGGAGGGGGACAAGTATAACCACCTGCTGGTGCTGGCTGAGAATCAGGAGGGCTATCGCAATCTGGTTCGGCTGACGAGCGAGGCGGCGCTGCATGGGTTCTATCGAAAGCCTCGTGTGTCGAAGGACTTTCTTGCAAAGCACTCTGAGGGGTTGATTGGATTCTCGGGCTGTCTTGCGGGTGAGGTGAATCAGTTCCTGATGGAGGATAAGTACGAGGAGGCCAAGCGTACTGCTGGCTTCTACCAGGATGTCTTTGGAAAGGGGAATTATTTTCTAGAGATTCAGGACCACGGACTTGCGCCGGATAAGGGTGTCTGCGATGCGTTGTTCAAGATGGAGCGTGAGCTTGATATTCCGCTGATCGCGACCAACGATAGCCACTATGTTGCTGCGGATGATTCGCGCGCGCATGAGATTCTGCTCTGCGTCCAGACGGCCGGCAGCATGAACGATCCGAAGCGATTCAAGTTCGATACGCAGGAGTTTTACATCAAGAGCGCAGAGGAGATGCTGCGGACGTTCTCGCAGAATCCCGAGGTCTGCGCGCGGACGATGCAGTTCATCGAGCGTTGCAACGTGAAGATGATGAAGGTGGACAATCCGTTTCCGGATTTCGTCGTGCCAGAAGGCGAGACGCTTGACAGCTACTTCGAGCAGGTGTGTCGCAAAGGGCTGGAGATGCGGTTGGAGACGGCGGTTGCTCATCTGCGTTCCCGCGGGCTGCTGAAAAAAACGATTCCTGAATATCATGAACGTCTGGATCGCGAGCTGAACATCATCAAACAGATGAAGTTTCCAGGCTATTTCATGATTGTCTGGGACTTTATCAAGTACGCGCGCGAGCAAAAGATTCCGGTGGGGCCGGGGCGTGGATCGGCTGCGGGATCGCTGGTGGCTTACGTGATGCAGATTACGGATATCGATCCGCTGCAGAATGAACTGCTGTTCGAGCGATTTTTAAACCCGGAGCGCGTGTCGATGCCGGATATCGATATCGACTTCTGCATGAACCGGCGCGGCGAGGTGATTGAGTACGTCAATCGTAAGTATGGACGGGATCAGGTCGCGCAGATTATTACGTTCAATACGATGGCGGCCAAGGCTGCGATCAAGGACGTCGGCCGGGCATTGGATATGCCGTATGGCGAGGTCGACCGGATCGCGAAGATGATTCCGCCTACGATTGGGATCACGATCGATCAGGCGTTGAAGGATTCGCCGACGTTGGCGGGAGCGTACGAGGGCGACCCGAAGATCAAGGAGTTGATCGATGCGGCGCTGCGGTTGGAAGGACTAGTTCGCGGCGCGGGCGTGCATGCAGCGGGCGTCGTGATTGCACCGAAGCCGCTGACAGAACTGGTTCCGGTGACGCGTGCGAAGAACGACGATATCGTCACAGCGTATGACATGAAGGCCGTCGAGAAGATGGGGCTTCTCAAGATGGATTTTCTCGGGCTGACGACGCTGACGGTGATTGATGACGCCTTGAAGTTGATCAAGTCTACGACGGGGACAGACGTCGATATGTCGACGATTCCGCTCGACGACGCGACGACGTATGAACAGGTCTATCATCGCGCGCTGACCTCGGGTGTGTTTCAGTTTGAGTCGGGAGGGATGCGCGATGTGTTGCGGCGATATAAGCCGAACACTGTTGAGGATCTGACCGCGTTGAACGCGCTGTATCGTCCGGGGCCGATTCAGGGTGGCATGATCGACGACTTCATCGAGCGCAAGTGGGGGCGGCGCGCGGTGAGCTATGAGCTTCCTGAGCTTGAGATGATTCTGCGCGAGACGCTGGGAGTCATCGTGTATCAGGAGCAGGTGATGCAGATCTCGAATGTGCTGGCGGGGTACTCGCTGGGTGATTCGGACCTGCTGCGTCGAGCGATGGGCAAGAAAGATCCTGCAGAGATGGCGAAGCAGCGCGATCGTTTTATGAGTGGCGCGGCGGCGAATAAACATCCGAAGGATACGGCAGGGAAGATCTTTGACTTGATGGCGCAGTTTGCCGGGTATGGCTTTAATAAGTCGCACTCTGCCGCGTATGCTCTGCTGGCGTATCACACGGCGTGGTTGAAGACGCACTATCCGGTTGAATTTATGGCGGCGCTGCTGACCAGCGAAACGTCGAAGCCGGAAAATGTTGTGAAGTACATCTCAGAGTGCCGCGAGATGAACATCTCGGTGGTGCCGCCGAATGTGCAGGTTTCCGATGCGAACTTTACGCCGATCGATACACCAGGTGGGGGTGCGATTGGGTTTGGATTGGCAGCGATCAAAAACGTTGGGCATAACGCGATTGAGTCGATCATTGCGGCCCGGACGGCGCTCCAGGCTGCGGGAAAGAAGGGGTTCTCCAGCCTTTGGGAGTTCTGCGAGAAGGTTGATCTGCGACTGCTGAATAAACGTGTGCTGGAGTCGCTTATCAAAGCCGGAGCGATGGATGTGTTTGGCGGTCGGGCGGCATTGTGCGCTGCTCTGGATAAAGCGATGGAGCGGGCGCAGAAGTCACAACGCGATGAGGCGGCTGGTCAACACGGGCTGTTTGGGATCTTCGATGCGGATATTCATTCTCCCTCTTCGAACAACCGGGAGGAGCCGCTGCCCAGTGTGGCTGAGTGGGACGAACACACTCGGCTGCAGAACGAGAAAGAGGTGCTGGGATTCTTTGTGTCAGGGCATCCGATGGATAAGTATCGGGAGAAGCTTCGAAACATGAAGGTTGTCGACACGGTGACCGCCTGCGAGATGAAGCCTGAGCCGCAGGTATTCCGACGCGGACGAAATGAAGAGCCACAGAATGAGATCTCTATCGCGGGCGTGATTACAGGCCTGAAGGTCGCGAAGTCCAAGCGCTCGGGGGAGATGTATGCGCAGGCTTCGCTCGAGGACACCGTGGGCAAGATCGAGTTGATCGCGTTTCCGCAGTCGTACGAGAAGCTCGCGGAGAAGTTGAAGATTGATGTGCCCGTGGTGGTTCGGGGGGTGCTGCGTGGGGAAGAGGATTCGGCGCCGAAGCTTGCGATCTCCAGTATCCAGGCGCTGGAGGATGTGAAGATCAAGCTGCCGGATTCGTTGCGGATCAAGGTACCCCTGCATAATCCTGACGCGGCGCTGCTTGAGAAGCTGCACGCCATCCTGGTTGGAGCGCCCGGCAAGGGAAAGCTGCTGCTCGATCTTGAAGAGCCGGGGGAGTTTTGTGCGGTGCTTGAACCACACAACTGTCTGGTCGCCGCGGATCGGCTTTTCATCGATCAGGTGGAGGAACTGGTGGGCCGCGGAGGGGTTCGCATCATCGACTAG
- a CDS encoding acetyl-CoA carboxylase carboxyltransferase subunit alpha, whose protein sequence is MAEHETGRTAHSQAVSAPTPEAWIKTELARHPQRPYPMDFIAALFTDFSEIHGDRAFGDDAAMSCGMAAFHGEPVMVIGNLKGRTLKERVARKFGSPDPEGYRKALRAMKIAEKFGRPVFTFLDLAGANPGIGAEERGQGEAIARNLLEMSRLRVPTIATITGEGGSGGALALAVADRVLMLENAIYSVISPEGCASIMWKDASKKQQAATALKYTAVDVKLLGCVDEVLPEPWGGTQNNPEEAMALVDERLRGNLADLRALPLETLLEQRYIKFRNIAQFYTTV, encoded by the coding sequence ATGGCAGAACACGAGACCGGAAGAACAGCGCATTCCCAGGCAGTATCCGCACCGACTCCCGAAGCGTGGATTAAGACGGAGCTGGCGCGGCACCCCCAGCGCCCCTACCCGATGGATTTCATTGCAGCTTTGTTCACCGACTTCAGCGAGATCCACGGCGACCGCGCTTTTGGCGACGATGCCGCGATGAGTTGTGGGATGGCGGCCTTTCACGGCGAACCGGTGATGGTGATCGGGAACCTGAAGGGACGGACGCTGAAGGAGCGGGTGGCGCGGAAGTTTGGCAGCCCCGATCCGGAAGGGTACCGCAAGGCTCTGCGGGCGATGAAGATTGCTGAGAAGTTTGGCAGGCCTGTGTTTACGTTCCTCGATCTGGCTGGGGCGAATCCTGGCATTGGTGCCGAGGAGCGCGGGCAGGGGGAGGCGATCGCACGGAATCTGCTGGAGATGTCTCGGCTGCGGGTGCCGACCATCGCCACGATTACGGGCGAGGGCGGTTCCGGCGGTGCGTTGGCGCTGGCAGTAGCCGATCGCGTATTGATGCTCGAAAACGCAATTTACTCAGTGATCTCTCCTGAGGGTTGCGCGTCGATCATGTGGAAGGATGCGAGCAAGAAGCAGCAGGCAGCGACGGCTTTGAAGTACACCGCTGTGGACGTCAAATTACTTGGCTGTGTCGATGAGGTATTGCCTGAGCCGTGGGGTGGGACGCAGAACAATCCGGAAGAGGCCATGGCGCTGGTCGACGAAAGACTGCGAGGCAACCTCGCAGATCTTCGGGCACTCCCGCTCGAGACACTGCTGGAGCAGCGCTATATCAAGTTTCGTAATATCGCGCAGTTTTACACCACCGTTTAG
- a CDS encoding dimethylarginine dimethylaminohydrolase family protein — MMTSSSALTSSVFAPLPHFTRPTFLMCPPEFYDVDYVINPWMAGNLHQPSRDTAFMQWKNLYRQLQRVADVRLLHAREGAPDMVFVAHAAVVQHGLAAVSSFAHPQRQTEEGHLRKWLQDAGFLLWETPRETCFEGEGDALFDANGGHLWAAHGVRTCRHSHRHLGDAWHTRVTSLHLVDPRFYHLDLCFAPLSGEYLLYFPSAFDAASLEKIHSAYGVDKRIVVSELEATQFGCNVINVGRDVLLGAVETNLAKRLMERGFDVTEMPLGEFQRGGGSAKALALRLSDSALALGDARIESAL; from the coding sequence ATGATGACCAGCAGCTCTGCACTGACCTCCTCTGTGTTTGCGCCTCTTCCGCACTTCACTCGCCCCACGTTTCTGATGTGTCCGCCTGAGTTTTATGACGTGGACTACGTGATCAACCCGTGGATGGCGGGGAATCTGCATCAACCGTCGCGGGATACTGCGTTTATGCAGTGGAAGAACCTGTACCGGCAGCTGCAGCGGGTGGCGGACGTTCGCTTGCTGCATGCTCGGGAAGGGGCGCCGGATATGGTGTTTGTGGCGCATGCGGCGGTGGTGCAGCATGGGCTGGCGGCGGTGTCGAGTTTTGCTCATCCGCAGCGGCAGACGGAGGAGGGACATCTGCGAAAGTGGTTGCAGGACGCGGGTTTTCTGCTGTGGGAGACGCCGCGGGAGACTTGCTTCGAAGGCGAGGGGGATGCGCTCTTTGACGCTAATGGCGGGCATCTGTGGGCGGCGCACGGGGTTCGGACCTGCAGGCATAGCCACCGGCATCTGGGGGATGCGTGGCATACGCGGGTGACTTCGCTGCATCTGGTGGATCCGCGGTTTTATCATTTGGACCTTTGTTTTGCGCCACTTAGCGGGGAGTATCTGCTTTACTTTCCGAGCGCCTTCGATGCGGCTTCGCTCGAGAAGATCCATTCGGCATATGGAGTGGATAAGCGAATTGTTGTCAGCGAGTTAGAGGCTACGCAGTTTGGCTGCAATGTGATCAACGTGGGGCGGGATGTTTTGCTAGGGGCGGTGGAGACGAATCTGGCTAAACGATTGATGGAGCGGGGTTTCGATGTGACCGAGATGCCTCTGGGCGAGTTCCAGCGTGGGGGCGGGTCGGCGAAGGCGCTGGCTCTGCGGTTGAGCGATTCGGCACTGGCTCTGGGGGATGCTCGGATCGAGTCGGCGCTCTAG